In Streptomyces sp. DG2A-72, one genomic interval encodes:
- a CDS encoding NEW3 domain-containing protein, with protein MRVLTVESTDLFVGTPEQPHQVVIAGIEHVPGRPVRLAVAGAEVSGVALAAVGEDGTVRVEIPVTTDGLAPGDRREITVTASDGDQVARHTAEFTATEPGWTMFMVSHFHYDPVWWNTQGAYTETWDVADDPATTGLPARTFDSRGQSGMSLVRAHCDLARRDPAYTFVLAEVDYLKPYWDAFPEERAFLRQLLRTGRIEIMGGTYNEPNTNLTGAEATIRNAVYGDGFQRGILGASPETAWQLDAFGHDPQFPGLMADAGISSSSWARGPFHQWGPTLSVFGEEPRDPGRMQFPAEFNWIAPSGRGLLTAYMVNHYGAGWAIDNAPTLPEAEAAAYKLFQGLKKVALTRNVLLPVGGDYAPPCRWVMDIHRDWNARYVWPRFISAVPRDFFAAVRDELAAEGRKASPQTRDMNPVYTGKDVSYIDTKQAQRYGETLLTDAEAWATLASLVTGHPYPDAALDKAWRQLIYGAHHDAITGSESDQVYIDLLTGWRELYDLAETVHADATQALADAVTPAEGTADLVVFNPATWERRDVLTVADPGQVPLDDTGRPLPAVREDGQLHVVVSELPGMGLKALPLAEGTVPEWTSGEGSTIRNEFYEVTVDPARGGAVSSLRALTEGGRELLRPGDIGNELVVQEEYPRHPRFGEGPWHLTPTGTTAARSGDVRADIDVEQSAAGSRITVSADLGLFRYTQRLYLWQGVDRLDVSTTIDGYDGADRLIRVRWPSNVQGGLPVHEVADAVIGRGFGFVEVDSERFPWTLDNPANTWFGLGSTARVALSDDTGRFLGHRSIGVAELVHPDWDEAGELGTPLAAALVRAGVTATSTIAGGPRYGDLEVDSNLPDIRIAVGGPDRNSLVAEALGWDPAAGRELRRQLAERGVAAVWVAPRAGLREEWVPGADLRNLERLPLLVVAGARPEDDAKAVDALIADLDDAVVHATAAGGGEALPPGDAWDGHGFAVLNRGTPGCVVTASGDLYMSLMRSCTGWPSGIWVDPPRRTAPDGSAFQLQRWSHTFEYAVVAGEGDWREQGLPRAGHEFNHPLTARLRRSSDEPGIPRKATLLSLEPAGEVLLDALKPLGSPLARGSAAPADPGRGVVVRMHEVNGRPVHARVQGPRDWAEGTRADVLETPGEPLAPNDDGGLDLGLTGFEVATVLAKATTVHTPGGPAVAAHEPAQPIHTRYWLHNSGPAPRGNMPVSVFLSPTALTATGPVTATVRIGSELTDAPVWGTVTLHAPPGWSTTPAELPYTLGPGGFTLTEVTVTPPPDAEPGRHWLAARLSYGGQVYEDVVALDVPGAQPGPTLLPELGVERIAVRRGERVRVPVTVHNTTRGPINATLWAVSSWGTWAGVTPACQGFTVAAGEHLERAIEVDGGSVPPGSYWLMAKLAWHGCVAYTKAVELEVTP; from the coding sequence ATGCGCGTCCTCACTGTCGAGTCCACCGACCTGTTCGTCGGTACCCCCGAGCAGCCGCACCAGGTCGTGATCGCCGGGATCGAGCACGTCCCGGGCAGGCCGGTCCGCCTCGCCGTGGCGGGTGCGGAGGTGAGCGGGGTGGCGCTCGCCGCCGTCGGCGAGGACGGCACCGTACGCGTCGAGATACCCGTGACCACCGACGGCCTCGCGCCCGGCGACCGCCGCGAGATCACGGTCACTGCCTCCGACGGGGACCAAGTGGCGCGGCATACCGCCGAGTTCACGGCGACGGAGCCCGGCTGGACCATGTTCATGGTCAGCCACTTCCACTATGACCCCGTCTGGTGGAACACCCAGGGCGCCTACACCGAGACCTGGGACGTCGCCGACGACCCGGCGACGACCGGACTTCCGGCCCGCACCTTCGACTCGCGCGGCCAGTCCGGGATGAGCCTCGTCCGGGCCCACTGCGATCTGGCGCGACGCGATCCGGCGTACACCTTCGTGCTCGCCGAGGTCGACTACCTCAAGCCCTACTGGGACGCCTTCCCCGAAGAGCGCGCCTTTCTGCGGCAGTTGCTGCGCACCGGGCGGATCGAGATCATGGGCGGCACCTACAACGAGCCCAACACCAACCTCACCGGCGCCGAGGCCACCATCCGCAACGCCGTCTACGGCGACGGCTTCCAGCGCGGGATTCTCGGCGCCTCTCCCGAGACGGCGTGGCAGCTCGACGCCTTCGGGCACGATCCGCAGTTCCCTGGGCTGATGGCGGACGCGGGGATCTCCTCCAGCTCCTGGGCGCGCGGGCCGTTCCATCAGTGGGGACCGACCCTCTCCGTGTTCGGCGAGGAACCCCGGGATCCCGGGCGGATGCAGTTCCCGGCGGAGTTCAACTGGATCGCCCCGTCCGGGCGCGGACTTCTCACGGCGTACATGGTCAACCACTACGGCGCCGGCTGGGCGATCGACAACGCGCCCACGCTGCCGGAGGCGGAAGCAGCCGCGTACAAGCTCTTCCAGGGGCTCAAGAAGGTCGCGCTCACGCGCAACGTCCTGCTCCCGGTCGGCGGCGACTACGCCCCGCCGTGCCGCTGGGTCATGGACATCCACCGGGACTGGAACGCCCGTTACGTATGGCCGCGCTTCATCAGCGCCGTGCCCCGCGACTTCTTCGCCGCCGTACGGGACGAACTTGCCGCAGAAGGACGCAAGGCCTCGCCGCAGACCCGGGACATGAACCCCGTCTACACCGGCAAGGACGTCTCCTACATCGACACCAAGCAGGCCCAGCGGTACGGCGAGACGCTCCTCACCGACGCGGAGGCCTGGGCGACACTCGCCTCGCTCGTCACCGGGCACCCCTATCCGGACGCGGCCCTCGACAAGGCGTGGCGGCAGCTGATCTACGGTGCCCATCACGACGCGATCACCGGCTCGGAGTCGGACCAGGTCTACATCGATCTGCTCACCGGCTGGCGGGAGTTGTACGACCTCGCCGAGACGGTGCACGCCGACGCGACCCAGGCGCTCGCCGACGCCGTGACGCCCGCCGAGGGGACGGCGGACCTGGTCGTCTTCAACCCGGCGACCTGGGAGCGGCGGGACGTCCTGACGGTTGCGGATCCCGGACAGGTCCCGCTGGACGACACCGGCCGCCCCCTGCCCGCCGTGCGCGAGGACGGCCAACTGCACGTCGTCGTATCGGAGTTGCCCGGCATGGGCCTCAAGGCACTCCCCCTCGCCGAGGGCACCGTGCCCGAATGGACGAGCGGCGAGGGCAGCACCATCCGCAACGAGTTCTACGAGGTGACGGTCGACCCCGCGCGCGGCGGCGCCGTCAGCAGCCTGCGCGCGCTGACCGAGGGCGGCCGGGAGTTGCTGCGCCCCGGCGACATCGGCAACGAGCTGGTCGTCCAGGAGGAGTACCCGAGGCACCCTCGCTTCGGTGAAGGCCCCTGGCATCTCACCCCGACCGGCACCACCGCCGCCCGCAGCGGGGACGTGCGCGCGGACATCGATGTCGAGCAGTCCGCCGCCGGATCGCGGATCACCGTCAGCGCCGACCTCGGTCTCTTCCGGTACACGCAGCGGCTGTATCTGTGGCAGGGCGTCGACCGGCTGGACGTGTCCACCACCATCGACGGATACGACGGCGCCGACCGGCTCATCCGGGTCCGCTGGCCGTCGAACGTCCAGGGCGGGCTGCCGGTGCACGAGGTGGCGGATGCCGTGATCGGGCGTGGGTTCGGGTTCGTGGAGGTGGACAGCGAGCGGTTCCCGTGGACACTGGACAACCCGGCGAACACCTGGTTCGGCCTGGGGTCCACGGCCCGCGTGGCGCTGAGCGACGACACCGGCAGGTTCCTCGGGCACCGCTCGATCGGAGTCGCCGAACTCGTCCACCCGGACTGGGACGAGGCCGGGGAACTCGGCACCCCGCTCGCGGCGGCCCTGGTACGCGCGGGAGTCACCGCGACCTCGACGATCGCAGGCGGGCCCCGGTACGGGGACCTGGAGGTGGACTCCAACCTGCCCGACATCCGGATCGCCGTCGGCGGCCCCGACCGCAACTCCCTCGTCGCCGAAGCCCTCGGCTGGGATCCTGCCGCCGGACGCGAGCTGCGGCGGCAGCTGGCCGAGCGCGGTGTCGCGGCCGTGTGGGTGGCGCCGCGTGCCGGGCTGCGCGAGGAGTGGGTGCCCGGAGCGGACCTCCGCAACCTCGAACGGCTGCCGCTGCTCGTGGTGGCGGGCGCCCGCCCCGAGGACGACGCCAAGGCGGTCGACGCGCTGATCGCCGACCTGGACGACGCCGTCGTACACGCCACGGCGGCGGGCGGCGGTGAGGCGCTGCCGCCGGGAGACGCCTGGGACGGGCATGGCTTCGCCGTCCTCAACCGGGGCACACCCGGCTGTGTGGTCACCGCCTCCGGCGACCTCTACATGTCCCTGATGCGCTCCTGCACCGGCTGGCCGTCCGGCATCTGGGTCGACCCACCCCGCCGCACCGCCCCCGACGGCTCGGCGTTCCAACTCCAGCGCTGGTCCCACACGTTCGAGTACGCCGTCGTCGCGGGCGAGGGCGACTGGCGCGAACAGGGACTGCCCCGGGCCGGTCATGAGTTCAACCACCCGCTCACCGCACGGCTCCGGCGGTCCTCCGACGAACCCGGGATACCGAGGAAGGCGACCCTGCTCTCCCTCGAACCCGCGGGCGAGGTACTGCTCGACGCCCTCAAGCCGCTCGGCTCCCCACTCGCCCGCGGCAGCGCGGCACCCGCGGACCCGGGCCGCGGAGTCGTCGTACGGATGCACGAGGTCAACGGACGGCCGGTGCACGCGCGCGTGCAGGGACCGCGGGACTGGGCGGAGGGCACGCGGGCGGACGTACTCGAGACGCCGGGCGAACCACTGGCACCGAATGACGACGGCGGTCTCGATCTGGGCCTGACGGGCTTCGAGGTCGCCACGGTCCTGGCCAAGGCCACCACTGTCCACACACCCGGCGGCCCCGCCGTCGCCGCCCACGAGCCCGCCCAGCCGATCCACACCCGCTACTGGCTCCACAACTCCGGCCCCGCCCCCCGCGGCAACATGCCGGTCTCGGTCTTCCTCTCCCCCACCGCACTCACCGCCACCGGCCCGGTCACGGCCACCGTCCGCATCGGCTCGGAACTCACCGACGCGCCCGTGTGGGGCACCGTGACCCTGCACGCACCACCCGGCTGGTCCACCACCCCCGCCGAACTGCCCTACACCCTGGGCCCCGGCGGCTTCACCCTCACCGAGGTCACGGTGACCCCGCCACCCGACGCCGAGCCGGGCCGGCACTGGCTCGCGGCTCGGCTGTCGTACGGCGGGCAGGTGTACGAGGATGTCGTGGCCCTCGATGTGCCAGGCGCCCAGCCGGGTCCAACTCTCCTGCCAGAGCTGGGCGTTGAGCGCATCGCCGTACGCCGCGGTGAGCGCGTCCGAGTCCCGGTCACCGTGCACAACACCACCCGCGGCCCCATCAACGCAACCCTGTGGGCCGTGTCCTCCTGGGGAACCTGGGCCGGAGTCACCCCCGCCTGCCAGGGCTTCACGGTGGCCGCCGGGGAGCACCTGGAGCGCGCGATCGAGGTGGACGGCGGCTCGGTGCCGCCGGGCTCGTACTGGCTGATGGCAAAGCTCGCCTGGCACGGCTGCGTGGCCTACACGAAGGCCGTGGAACTGGAGGTGACGCCGTGA
- a CDS encoding extracellular solute-binding protein: MRATRLTGSVAGLVALVLTAAGCGLSGGSDGGDATAGGCKVDKGNVGPGKLSGEIDGDITFQTTNLKKDFGGFFNGVIKAFEKAHPGTKVKWIDDPGDATFSQRTVADAQACTLPDVINVDSPTATALTKAGYLLNLGVKDPDAAKPFVPAFWKSSAMKDSSGTSVHSVLPWYTGGVVLTYNTDLLKKAGIDPAKPPTTIFGLFADYEKIAKAADGEYYATMANPVWRIPADWDQMNIKTLSADGKSAVFADDPRTVQWVEWMAKLYKEGAMPKDSLSSSNDPSTLYSQGKVAYGSTNPSFVRFVKQNSPSIYTKTGVGQQPFDALGHTTGAPQYIATAATSKNAPTALAFAKFLTNTENQTAWCKDPSVVIFPTTTASLDDPFFQKVSGNDPFSEARKLVAEQLKTATAYQTNISTAVQNAIVGQVQLAMQGKKSAEQAVKDAQEKANQLLKQAG; this comes from the coding sequence ATGCGCGCTACAAGACTGACCGGATCCGTTGCGGGGCTCGTCGCCCTGGTCCTGACCGCCGCCGGCTGCGGCCTGTCGGGCGGCTCCGACGGAGGGGACGCCACGGCGGGCGGCTGCAAGGTCGACAAGGGAAACGTCGGGCCGGGAAAGCTCTCCGGCGAGATCGACGGTGACATCACCTTCCAGACCACCAATCTGAAGAAGGACTTCGGGGGCTTCTTCAACGGCGTCATCAAGGCGTTCGAGAAGGCCCACCCCGGCACCAAGGTCAAGTGGATCGACGACCCCGGCGACGCGACGTTCAGCCAGCGCACCGTCGCCGACGCCCAGGCCTGCACCCTGCCGGACGTGATCAACGTCGACTCCCCCACGGCGACCGCCCTCACCAAGGCCGGCTATCTGCTGAACCTGGGTGTCAAGGACCCGGACGCGGCCAAGCCGTTCGTCCCGGCGTTCTGGAAGTCCAGCGCCATGAAGGACTCCTCGGGCACCTCGGTGCACAGCGTGCTGCCCTGGTACACCGGCGGCGTCGTGCTGACGTACAACACCGATCTGCTGAAGAAGGCCGGGATCGACCCGGCGAAGCCGCCGACAACCATCTTCGGGCTCTTCGCCGACTACGAGAAGATCGCCAAGGCGGCCGACGGCGAGTACTACGCGACGATGGCCAACCCGGTGTGGCGGATCCCCGCCGACTGGGACCAGATGAACATCAAGACGCTGTCCGCAGACGGCAAGTCCGCCGTCTTCGCCGACGATCCGCGCACCGTCCAGTGGGTCGAATGGATGGCGAAGCTGTACAAGGAGGGCGCGATGCCGAAGGACTCGCTGTCCTCCAGCAACGATCCCTCCACGCTCTACAGCCAGGGCAAGGTCGCCTACGGCTCGACGAACCCGAGCTTTGTGCGGTTCGTGAAGCAGAACAGCCCGTCGATCTACACGAAGACCGGCGTCGGCCAGCAGCCCTTCGACGCGCTCGGTCACACCACGGGTGCCCCGCAGTACATAGCGACCGCCGCGACCAGCAAGAACGCCCCCACGGCGCTGGCGTTCGCGAAGTTCCTCACCAACACCGAGAACCAGACGGCCTGGTGCAAGGACCCGAGCGTGGTGATCTTCCCGACGACCACGGCCTCCCTGGACGACCCGTTCTTCCAGAAGGTCAGCGGTAACGACCCGTTCTCCGAGGCCCGCAAGCTGGTCGCCGAGCAGCTCAAGACGGCCACCGCCTACCAGACCAACATCTCCACGGCCGTGCAGAACGCCATCGTGGGCCAGGTGCAGCTGGCCATGCAGGGCAAGAAGAGCGCCGAACAGGCCGTGAAGGACGCCCAGGAGAAGGCCAACCAGCTGCTGAAGCAGGCAGGCTGA
- a CDS encoding carbohydrate ABC transporter permease: MTTAAVPAKRRRLMPRWRDYGRPRELVVRYLLLFLVLGLTVGPLLWQLLASLKSTGEDVFGANATLLPHDPTLRAYRTIFEQVPVATYIRNSMIVVVLSVTSQLVFSTTAGYMLSKPGWKGRKAVWVVLVASMMFPFESIMVSLFLSIRDLGLVDSLAGVWLPGFVGAINVLLMRAAFLAVPREIEDSAMLDGANEWQRFRYLYLPSAWGAILVVVINTFISAWDDFLWPLIVLRSESNMTLTLGLSRLQSSSFGYDQRMVMAGSVISVIPVLVLFVITQRWFYKGVSSGAVKL; this comes from the coding sequence ATGACCACGGCCGCTGTTCCGGCCAAGCGCCGCCGTCTGATGCCCCGTTGGCGGGACTACGGCCGCCCCCGGGAACTGGTCGTCCGCTACCTGCTGTTGTTCCTCGTCCTCGGCCTCACCGTAGGACCGCTCCTCTGGCAGCTCCTGGCCTCCCTGAAGAGCACCGGCGAGGACGTCTTCGGCGCGAACGCCACCCTGCTGCCGCACGACCCGACCCTGCGGGCCTACCGGACGATCTTCGAGCAGGTGCCGGTCGCCACGTACATCCGCAACAGCATGATCGTGGTCGTCCTGTCGGTCACCAGCCAGCTCGTCTTCTCCACCACGGCCGGCTACATGCTTTCCAAGCCCGGCTGGAAGGGGCGCAAAGCGGTCTGGGTCGTGCTGGTCGCCTCGATGATGTTCCCCTTCGAGTCGATCATGGTGTCCCTGTTCCTGAGCATCCGCGACCTCGGGCTCGTCGACAGCCTGGCGGGCGTGTGGCTGCCCGGCTTCGTCGGCGCGATCAACGTCCTGCTGATGCGCGCCGCGTTCCTGGCGGTGCCGCGCGAGATCGAGGACTCGGCCATGCTCGACGGCGCGAACGAGTGGCAGCGCTTCCGGTATCTGTATCTGCCGTCAGCGTGGGGCGCGATCCTGGTGGTGGTCATCAACACCTTCATCAGCGCCTGGGACGACTTCCTCTGGCCGCTGATCGTGCTGCGCTCGGAGAGCAACATGACGCTGACGCTGGGTCTGTCGCGGCTGCAGAGTTCGTCGTTCGGCTACGACCAGCGGATGGTCATGGCCGGGTCGGTGATCTCCGTCATCCCGGTGCTCGTCCTGTTCGTCATCACCCAACGGTGGTTCTACAAGGGCGTGTCGTCAGGGGCAGTGAAGCTGTAG
- a CDS encoding carbohydrate ABC transporter permease gives MTAQITKPVSAPGAEHTDSAPGAKPSRLRALLPGPAADANGAAMYRRWWLPWLWTAPALACAVIFGVFPFLNTLLLSFTDAKPLGGASGFVGLDNYTRMLDDSDFWLATRNSVLYALIVVPLMVLLPLMLAVLVEKNLPGIGFFRSAFYTPVLASSVVVGLSWQWLLADDGLVNTWLEKAHLIRDAIPFLSDPWLILLSAMGLTLWKGLGWYMIFYLAALGNVPKELHEAAAMDGAGAIRRFWHITMPGVRHAMMLVGTLTGIGSLRVFTEIYMLGSSTGGPGGADRTLPFYIRDVGLDPITGNAGYGSAVSVALFLLTLGLTLLAQRLTKEDKA, from the coding sequence GTGACGGCTCAGATCACGAAGCCGGTGTCCGCGCCCGGTGCGGAGCACACGGACTCCGCACCGGGCGCGAAACCCTCCCGACTCCGGGCCCTGTTGCCGGGACCGGCTGCCGACGCCAACGGGGCAGCGATGTACCGCCGTTGGTGGCTCCCCTGGCTGTGGACCGCTCCCGCGCTCGCCTGCGCGGTGATCTTCGGGGTGTTCCCGTTCCTCAACACCCTGCTGCTGTCGTTCACCGACGCCAAGCCGCTCGGCGGCGCCTCGGGCTTCGTCGGGCTGGACAACTACACGCGCATGCTGGACGACTCCGACTTCTGGCTGGCGACCCGCAACAGCGTCCTGTACGCGCTGATCGTCGTACCGCTGATGGTGCTGCTGCCGCTGATGCTGGCCGTCCTGGTGGAGAAGAACCTGCCGGGTATCGGCTTCTTCCGCTCCGCCTTCTACACCCCCGTCCTCGCCTCCAGCGTGGTCGTGGGCCTGAGCTGGCAGTGGCTGCTCGCCGACGACGGTCTGGTCAACACCTGGCTGGAGAAGGCCCATCTGATCAGGGACGCCATCCCGTTCCTGTCCGATCCGTGGCTGATCCTGCTGTCCGCGATGGGCCTGACGCTGTGGAAGGGGCTCGGCTGGTACATGATCTTCTACCTGGCCGCCCTCGGGAACGTGCCCAAGGAACTGCACGAGGCGGCGGCCATGGACGGCGCCGGCGCGATCCGCCGCTTCTGGCACATCACCATGCCGGGCGTCCGGCACGCCATGATGCTCGTCGGCACGCTCACCGGCATCGGCTCCCTGAGGGTGTTCACCGAGATCTACATGCTCGGCAGCTCCACCGGCGGCCCCGGCGGCGCCGACCGCACCCTGCCCTTCTACATCCGGGACGTCGGCCTGGACCCGATCACCGGCAACGCCGGTTACGGCTCGGCCGTCAGCGTGGCCCTGTTCCTGCTGACGCTGGGGCTGACCCTGCTGGCGCAGCGCCTGACGAAGGAGGACAAGGCATGA
- a CDS encoding MurR/RpiR family transcriptional regulator, producing MPATDVTTLIRTELPRLAGSLRKVGELILEDPAAVTHCSAAELGRRTGTSQATVTRFCRAIGLDSYQHLLIELAQERGRGEVSDWGTAEIGPDISPDDSLERVVQVVGTADLRAVQQTIDRMDLDAIERAAQATARARRIDVYGVGGSGALAQETETRLFRIGCAVRGWTEVHGAATSAALLTPADVAVGISHSGATRETIEPFELAKERGATTVAVTSDPRSPLAKAADIRLIISPSETSFRTESIGSRHSALLLIDCLYVRVAQLSYQRASASLALTDHITPQHAVKSRRTR from the coding sequence ATGCCTGCGACGGACGTCACCACACTGATCCGCACCGAACTGCCCCGGCTGGCCGGCTCGCTGCGGAAGGTCGGCGAGCTGATCCTGGAGGATCCGGCCGCCGTCACCCACTGCTCGGCCGCCGAGCTGGGCCGCCGGACCGGTACCTCCCAGGCGACGGTGACCCGGTTCTGCCGGGCCATCGGGCTCGACTCCTACCAGCATCTGCTGATCGAACTGGCCCAGGAGCGCGGCCGCGGCGAGGTCTCGGACTGGGGCACCGCCGAGATCGGCCCCGACATCTCCCCCGACGACAGCCTGGAACGGGTCGTGCAGGTCGTCGGCACCGCGGATCTGCGCGCGGTCCAGCAGACCATCGACCGGATGGATCTCGACGCGATCGAGCGCGCGGCCCAAGCCACCGCGCGGGCCCGTCGTATCGACGTCTACGGCGTCGGCGGCAGCGGGGCCCTGGCGCAGGAGACCGAGACCCGGCTGTTCCGCATCGGCTGCGCGGTGCGCGGCTGGACAGAGGTGCATGGCGCGGCCACCTCCGCCGCCCTGCTCACCCCGGCGGACGTCGCCGTCGGCATCTCGCACTCCGGGGCGACGCGGGAGACCATCGAGCCGTTCGAGCTGGCCAAGGAGCGCGGCGCCACCACCGTGGCGGTCACTTCCGACCCCCGTTCCCCGCTGGCGAAAGCCGCCGACATCCGGCTCATCATCTCGCCCTCGGAGACCAGTTTCCGCACCGAGAGCATCGGCAGCCGGCACTCCGCCCTGCTCCTCATCGACTGCCTGTACGTCCGCGTCGCCCAGCTCTCCTACCAGCGGGCCAGCGCCTCCCTGGCACTGACCGACCACATCACTCCGCAGCATGCGGTGAAGTCCCGGCGCACCCGCTGA
- a CDS encoding glycoside hydrolase family 3 N-terminal domain-containing protein: MTTYRDPAASVDARVRDLLARMTLREKVGQLNQRMYGWDAYRRTSDGAFELTDALRAETERFGGLGALYGLLRADAWSGVDHTTGAGAADSAELADLVQCHVLQASRLRIPALFVEEVPHGHMALDGTVFPVNLAVGATWDPGLYERAAAHAAAELRARGGHVALVSALDIARDPRWGRTEECYGEDPYLAARLTEALVRGMQGQGELFAADKAPVVLKHFAGQGATVGGRNSAESELGPRELHEIHLPAARAGVRAGAAAVMAAYNEVDGLPCAGNRALLQELLRERWGFEGLVMADGLAVDRLARITGDKVSAGALALNAGVDLSLWDEGFTHLEQAVERGLVTVAALDAAVARVLRLKFRLGLFEQPYGSSQLEPPDGRELSTALARSAVTLLHNDAGVLPIRPTVSRIAVLGPHAATNAHQLGDYTAPQRPGTGTSVLDGLRRLARPGVDLRHARGCALTGDDLSGIPEAVAAAAASDLAVLVLGGSSARTPDTEFAANGAAVTAVSEMTCGEGADLAGLRLGAAQHALLDAVVATGTPTVVVLIQGRPHAVPEAGHAAALLTAWYPGPWGGDAIAEVLLGLAEPSGRLPVSVPRSATQLPVYYNHKDTEYGGYVDESAEPLYSFGHGLSYTTFEYGAPRLSGRTVEVDVTNTGDRYGRTVVQVYLRRLITSVWPRTLELCAFEGAGLAPGERRTVTLDLGADLTGVVEIRVAESSRAALKAVPLQLHCP, translated from the coding sequence GACGCCCTGCGTGCCGAGACCGAGCGTTTCGGCGGACTCGGCGCTCTCTACGGGTTGCTGCGCGCCGATGCCTGGTCCGGCGTCGATCACACGACCGGAGCCGGTGCGGCCGACAGTGCGGAACTCGCCGATCTGGTGCAATGTCACGTCCTCCAGGCCAGCCGCCTCAGGATCCCCGCCCTCTTCGTCGAGGAGGTGCCGCACGGCCACATGGCCCTGGACGGCACGGTCTTCCCGGTCAACCTGGCCGTCGGCGCCACCTGGGACCCCGGACTGTACGAGCGCGCCGCCGCCCATGCCGCCGCCGAACTGCGCGCCCGCGGCGGCCATGTCGCCCTCGTCTCCGCGCTGGACATAGCCCGCGACCCGCGCTGGGGCCGCACCGAGGAGTGCTACGGCGAGGACCCCTACCTCGCCGCCCGTCTCACCGAGGCACTCGTCCGCGGCATGCAGGGCCAAGGAGAACTCTTCGCCGCCGACAAGGCCCCCGTCGTCCTCAAGCACTTCGCCGGACAGGGCGCCACCGTCGGCGGACGCAACTCGGCCGAGTCCGAGCTGGGGCCGCGCGAACTCCACGAGATCCACCTCCCCGCCGCCCGTGCCGGAGTCCGTGCCGGAGCCGCCGCCGTCATGGCCGCGTACAACGAGGTCGACGGCCTGCCCTGCGCAGGCAATCGCGCCCTGCTCCAGGAACTCCTGCGTGAGCGCTGGGGCTTCGAGGGCCTGGTCATGGCGGACGGGCTGGCCGTGGACCGGCTGGCCCGGATCACCGGCGACAAGGTGTCCGCGGGGGCCCTCGCCCTCAACGCCGGGGTCGACCTGAGTCTGTGGGACGAGGGCTTCACGCACCTGGAGCAGGCGGTCGAACGGGGGCTGGTGACCGTGGCGGCCCTGGACGCCGCCGTGGCGCGCGTCCTGCGCCTGAAGTTCCGGCTCGGCCTCTTTGAACAGCCCTACGGTTCAAGCCAGTTGGAGCCACCAGATGGCCGCGAGCTGAGCACCGCCCTCGCCCGCTCCGCCGTCACCCTCCTCCACAACGACGCCGGCGTACTGCCCATACGCCCCACGGTCTCCCGTATCGCCGTCCTGGGCCCGCACGCCGCCACCAACGCCCACCAACTCGGCGACTACACAGCCCCGCAGCGCCCCGGCACGGGAACCAGCGTGCTCGACGGCCTACGCCGACTCGCCCGGCCCGGCGTCGACCTCCGCCACGCCCGCGGCTGTGCCCTGACCGGCGACGACCTGTCCGGCATCCCCGAGGCGGTCGCCGCCGCGGCCGCGTCCGACCTGGCCGTGCTGGTGCTGGGCGGCAGCAGCGCCCGCACCCCCGACACCGAGTTCGCCGCCAACGGCGCCGCCGTCACGGCCGTATCCGAGATGACCTGCGGCGAAGGCGCGGACCTCGCCGGACTACGGCTCGGCGCCGCGCAACACGCGCTCCTGGACGCCGTCGTCGCGACCGGCACACCCACGGTGGTCGTCCTGATCCAGGGCCGCCCGCACGCCGTACCCGAGGCCGGACATGCGGCAGCCCTGCTCACCGCCTGGTATCCGGGCCCGTGGGGCGGTGATGCGATCGCCGAGGTGCTGCTCGGGCTGGCCGAGCCGAGCGGCCGGCTCCCCGTCTCCGTCCCGCGCTCGGCGACCCAACTCCCCGTCTACTACAACCACAAGGACACCGAGTACGGCGGCTACGTCGACGAAAGCGCCGAGCCGCTCTACTCCTTCGGGCACGGGCTGTCGTACACGACCTTCGAGTACGGAGCACCACGCCTGTCGGGGCGCACGGTCGAGGTCGATGTCACCAACACCGGGGACCGGTACGGGCGTACGGTCGTGCAGGTCTATCTCAGACGCCTGATCACGTCCGTCTGGCCGCGCACCCTCGAACTGTGCGCGTTCGAGGGTGCGGGCCTCGCGCCGGGCGAGCGGCGTACGGTCACCCTGGACCTCGGTGCCGACCTGACCGGTGTGGTCGAGATCCGCGTCGCCGAGTCGTCGCGGGCCGCGCTGAAGGCCGTACCCCTACAGCTTCACTGCCCCTGA